One Brassica napus cultivar Da-Ae chromosome C4, Da-Ae, whole genome shotgun sequence genomic region harbors:
- the LOC125585583 gene encoding phosphatidylinositol:ceramide inositolphosphotransferase 1 isoform X2 translates to MTLYIRREASKLWKRVCSEIATEIGLLADNWKYLLAGLLCQYIHGLAARGVHYIHRPGPTLQDLGYILLPELGQDKSYISETVFTCVFLSFVLWTFHPFIIKSKKIYTVLIWCRVLAFLVACQFLRVITFYSTQLPGPNYHCREGSELARLPRPHSVLEVLLLNFPRGVIYGCGDLIFSSHMIFTLVFVLTYQKYGSKRFIKLLGWVIAILQSLLIIASRKHYTVDVVVAWYTVNLVVFFLDKKLPELPDRTTVLLPVSSKDRTKEENHKLLNGNGVDPADRILLVSQRPRAQVNGNGGHTDNATNGA, encoded by the exons atgacGCTTTACATTCGCCGCGAAGCTTCTAag CTATGGAAGAgagtttgttcggaaatagcgACGGAGATTGGTCTTCTCGCCGACAACTGGAAATACCTTCTTGCTGGTCTTCTCTGTCAG TATATTCACGGTTTAGCTGCTAGGGGAGTTCATTATATTCATCGGCCAGGACCTACGCTTCAAGATCTTGGATACATTCTTCTTCCG GAGCTTGGTCAAGATAAAAGCTACATAAGTGAAACTGTCTTCACTTGTGTTTTTCTTTCGTTTGTCCTG TGGACTTTCCATCCTTTCATCATAAAAAGCAAGAAGATATACACTGTGTTGATATGGTGCAGGGTTCTCGCCTTCTTAGTT GCTTGTCAGTTTCTCCGAGTCATAACGTTCTATTCCACTCAGCTCCCTGGCCCTAACTATCACTGTCGAGAG GGTTCTGAGCTAGCTAGGTTGCCACGGCCACATAGCGTTCTTGAAGTTCTCTTGCTTAACt TTCCTCGTGGGGTGATATACGGATGTGGAGATTTGATTTTCTCATCGCATATGATATTCACACTTGTCTTTGTCCTCACTTACCAGAAGTACGGTTCTAAAAG gTTCATAAAGCTGTTAGGTTGGGTCATTGCCATCTTGCAGAGCCTCTTGATTATCGCGTCACGCAAACATTACACAGTCGATGTTGTCGTTGCTTGGTATACAGTGAACTTGGTTGTGTTCTTCCTCGACAAGAAACTACCAG AGTTGCCTGATAGGACAACTGTGTTGCTTCCTGTAAGCTCTAAAGACAGAACTAAAGAAGAGAATCACAAACTCTTGAACGGGAACGGTGTTGATCCTGCAGATAGG ATCCTTTTGGTTTCTCAGAGACCGAGGGCTCAAGTGAATGGCAATGGAGGTCACACCGATAACGCTACCAATGGCGCATGA
- the LOC125585583 gene encoding phosphatidylinositol:ceramide inositolphosphotransferase 1 isoform X1 has protein sequence MTLYIRREASKLWKRVCSEIATEIGLLADNWKYLLAGLLCQYIHGLAARGVHYIHRPGPTLQDLGYILLPELGQDKSYISETVFTCVFLSFVLWTFHPFIIKSKKIYTVLIWCRVLAFLVACQFLRVITFYSTQLPGPNYHCREGSELARLPRPHSVLEVLLLNFPRGVIYGCGDLIFSSHMIFTLVFVLTYQKYGSKRFIKLLGWVIAILQSLLIIASRKHYTVDVVVAWYTVNLVVFFLDKKLPELPDRTTVLLPVSSKDRTKEENHKLLNGNGVDPADRKILLVSQRPRAQVNGNGGHTDNATNGA, from the exons atgacGCTTTACATTCGCCGCGAAGCTTCTAag CTATGGAAGAgagtttgttcggaaatagcgACGGAGATTGGTCTTCTCGCCGACAACTGGAAATACCTTCTTGCTGGTCTTCTCTGTCAG TATATTCACGGTTTAGCTGCTAGGGGAGTTCATTATATTCATCGGCCAGGACCTACGCTTCAAGATCTTGGATACATTCTTCTTCCG GAGCTTGGTCAAGATAAAAGCTACATAAGTGAAACTGTCTTCACTTGTGTTTTTCTTTCGTTTGTCCTG TGGACTTTCCATCCTTTCATCATAAAAAGCAAGAAGATATACACTGTGTTGATATGGTGCAGGGTTCTCGCCTTCTTAGTT GCTTGTCAGTTTCTCCGAGTCATAACGTTCTATTCCACTCAGCTCCCTGGCCCTAACTATCACTGTCGAGAG GGTTCTGAGCTAGCTAGGTTGCCACGGCCACATAGCGTTCTTGAAGTTCTCTTGCTTAACt TTCCTCGTGGGGTGATATACGGATGTGGAGATTTGATTTTCTCATCGCATATGATATTCACACTTGTCTTTGTCCTCACTTACCAGAAGTACGGTTCTAAAAG gTTCATAAAGCTGTTAGGTTGGGTCATTGCCATCTTGCAGAGCCTCTTGATTATCGCGTCACGCAAACATTACACAGTCGATGTTGTCGTTGCTTGGTATACAGTGAACTTGGTTGTGTTCTTCCTCGACAAGAAACTACCAG AGTTGCCTGATAGGACAACTGTGTTGCTTCCTGTAAGCTCTAAAGACAGAACTAAAGAAGAGAATCACAAACTCTTGAACGGGAACGGTGTTGATCCTGCAGATAGG AAGATCCTTTTGGTTTCTCAGAGACCGAGGGCTCAAGTGAATGGCAATGGAGGTCACACCGATAACGCTACCAATGGCGCATGA
- the LOC125585583 gene encoding phosphatidylinositol:ceramide inositolphosphotransferase 1 isoform X3: protein MTLYIRREASKLWKRVCSEIATEIGLLADNWKYLLAGLLCQYIHGLAARGVHYIHRPGPTLQDLGYILLPELGQDKSYISETVFTCVFLSFVLWTFHPFIIKSKKIYTVLIWCRVLAFLVACQFLRVITFYSTQLPGPNYHCREGSELARLPRPHSVLEVLLLNFPRGVIYGCGDLIFSSHMIFTLVFVLTYQKYGSKRFIKLLGWVIAILQSLLIIASRKHYTVDVVVAWYTVNLVVFFLDKKLPELPDRTTVLLPVSSKDRTKEENHKLLNGNGVDPADRRPRAQVNGNGGHTDNATNGA from the exons atgacGCTTTACATTCGCCGCGAAGCTTCTAag CTATGGAAGAgagtttgttcggaaatagcgACGGAGATTGGTCTTCTCGCCGACAACTGGAAATACCTTCTTGCTGGTCTTCTCTGTCAG TATATTCACGGTTTAGCTGCTAGGGGAGTTCATTATATTCATCGGCCAGGACCTACGCTTCAAGATCTTGGATACATTCTTCTTCCG GAGCTTGGTCAAGATAAAAGCTACATAAGTGAAACTGTCTTCACTTGTGTTTTTCTTTCGTTTGTCCTG TGGACTTTCCATCCTTTCATCATAAAAAGCAAGAAGATATACACTGTGTTGATATGGTGCAGGGTTCTCGCCTTCTTAGTT GCTTGTCAGTTTCTCCGAGTCATAACGTTCTATTCCACTCAGCTCCCTGGCCCTAACTATCACTGTCGAGAG GGTTCTGAGCTAGCTAGGTTGCCACGGCCACATAGCGTTCTTGAAGTTCTCTTGCTTAACt TTCCTCGTGGGGTGATATACGGATGTGGAGATTTGATTTTCTCATCGCATATGATATTCACACTTGTCTTTGTCCTCACTTACCAGAAGTACGGTTCTAAAAG gTTCATAAAGCTGTTAGGTTGGGTCATTGCCATCTTGCAGAGCCTCTTGATTATCGCGTCACGCAAACATTACACAGTCGATGTTGTCGTTGCTTGGTATACAGTGAACTTGGTTGTGTTCTTCCTCGACAAGAAACTACCAG AGTTGCCTGATAGGACAACTGTGTTGCTTCCTGTAAGCTCTAAAGACAGAACTAAAGAAGAGAATCACAAACTCTTGAACGGGAACGGTGTTGATCCTGCAGATAGG AGACCGAGGGCTCAAGTGAATGGCAATGGAGGTCACACCGATAACGCTACCAATGGCGCATGA